In one window of Puniceicoccaceae bacterium DNA:
- the msrB gene encoding peptide-methionine (R)-S-oxide reductase MsrB encodes HRGGHVPADLQDADRYRITENGLSTWRYHSIVCNVYPFHLENHFTQNLHPFMSESRSNPSFEPSASASATTPSAACGDACGLPVDDAELRRILTPEQYEITRKNGTERPFENAFWNHKEPGIYLDVVSGEPLFASIHKFNSGTGWPSFVQPISSDAVIERSDDSHGMQRIEVRSARANSHLGHVFPDGPEPTGLRYCINSASLRFVPVTDLKKENLDRFLPLFS; translated from the coding sequence ACCATCGTGGTGGCCATGTTCCTGCCGATCTTCAAGATGCCGACCGTTATCGGATAACTGAAAACGGACTCAGCACTTGGCGCTATCACAGTATCGTTTGCAACGTTTACCCATTCCATCTGGAAAACCACTTTACACAAAACCTGCACCCTTTCATGAGCGAAAGCCGTTCCAATCCATCTTTCGAACCCTCGGCGTCCGCCAGCGCAACGACGCCTAGCGCTGCATGTGGGGATGCCTGTGGCCTTCCTGTCGATGACGCAGAGCTGCGCCGCATCCTGACGCCCGAGCAATACGAAATCACCCGAAAAAATGGAACCGAACGCCCCTTTGAAAATGCGTTTTGGAATCACAAGGAACCCGGCATTTACCTGGATGTGGTCTCTGGAGAACCCCTCTTCGCTTCCATTCACAAATTCAACTCCGGCACAGGCTGGCCGAGTTTTGTGCAGCCCATCTCCTCCGATGCGGTGATTGAGCGAAGCGATGACAGCCACGGAATGCAGCGTATTGAAGTACGTTCCGCCAGAGCCAACTCCCATCTCGGTCATGTTTTTCCCGATGGCCCCGAACCCACGGGGCTGCGCTACTGCATCAACTCCGCTTCTTTACGCTTTGTACCAGTCACCGATCTGAAGAAGGAAAACCTGGACCGTTTTCTCCCTCTGTTCAGCTGA
- a CDS encoding ferrous iron transport protein A, with protein MNQLSLAQLKRGESARIISMDQDASVCQKLMNLGVLPNKTIRFVKPAPMGDPLEFEVDGRNFSVRGKEAAVILVERIPVMGGTATSNC; from the coding sequence ATGAATCAACTAAGTCTAGCCCAGCTGAAACGTGGCGAATCTGCACGCATCATCTCGATGGATCAGGATGCTTCGGTCTGCCAGAAACTGATGAACCTCGGCGTACTGCCCAACAAGACCATTCGCTTCGTGAAACCTGCACCCATGGGAGACCCTCTTGAGTTTGAAGTAGACGGACGCAATTTTTCCGTGCGCGGAAAGGAAGCAGCGGTGATTCTGGTGGAACGCATCCCCGTCATGGGTGGCACTGCAACGTCCAACTGCTGA
- the feoB gene encoding ferrous iron transport protein B: MSASTPVISSQNRPLQLALVGNPNTGKTTLFNALTGLRQRIGNYPGITVAMATGTVFLDKQAAYLTDLPGTYSLAASSPDEKIVHDYINGNIPNTAKPDVLICVVDSTNLNKNLYLACQLAEHGIPVVIALSFWDSALRQKTQLQTDLLSKRLGVPVVPVNVVRNEGIAELKHAILHAHNCSSLMHRMQWEPEMAAAIDDFRSELKKAQIAVNAAEAYRLIFDSTMPTLPGINSQAPELKTALERCRSRIRKAGFHPHTVEAVLYHRHIAELTDGVIVQKDSRIIRRGESIDRLLTHRFWGMLIFAVFMYVVFQSVYSWSAPFMDLIDFLKGGLQGIAASGLEGHPQLQSLVTDGVIEGVGAFLIFLPQILILFFFISLLEETGYMARAAFLMDRMFSWAGLSGKSFVPLLSSFACAIPGILATRTIEDRKSRLITIFIAPLMSCSARLPVYVLLIGALIEPRYGPFVAGLTLFAIHILGILVALPTAWILHKILRRTPSKPFIIEMPDYQVPKLRNLIWRMWSEGREFVYRAGTVIFVITILIWALLYYPRPDTVEPQTLVRVQSEFVEQGLSEAEFTAQLEEEDSEVAQEFSRQLDAAYINQSYLSRFGKAVQPVFDLAGFDWRISVGILASFPAREVIVSTMGVIFSLGGEVDESSPNLRAAMHQATWADGHRAGQPLFTIPVAFAIMVFFALCQQCGSTLAVIRSEANTFWAVLSFTFMTTLAWITSILTYQGLSWIMS, encoded by the coding sequence ATGAGCGCATCCACACCCGTCATTTCATCCCAAAACCGGCCCCTTCAGCTTGCCCTTGTAGGCAACCCTAACACCGGCAAAACCACCCTTTTCAACGCACTTACCGGACTGCGTCAACGCATTGGAAACTATCCCGGAATCACGGTTGCCATGGCGACGGGCACCGTTTTTCTCGACAAGCAGGCTGCCTATCTGACCGATCTTCCAGGCACCTACAGTCTCGCAGCCAGCTCCCCCGACGAAAAGATCGTTCACGACTACATCAACGGCAACATTCCCAACACCGCCAAACCGGACGTGCTCATCTGCGTGGTGGATTCCACAAATCTGAACAAAAACCTCTATCTCGCCTGTCAACTGGCTGAGCACGGCATTCCAGTGGTCATCGCGCTGAGCTTCTGGGATTCAGCCCTTCGACAAAAAACCCAGCTCCAGACCGACCTGCTGTCGAAGCGTCTCGGCGTCCCTGTGGTTCCAGTAAATGTCGTGCGAAACGAGGGCATTGCCGAACTCAAACATGCCATTCTGCACGCCCACAACTGTTCCAGTCTGATGCACCGCATGCAATGGGAACCTGAGATGGCCGCAGCAATCGATGACTTTCGCTCCGAACTGAAAAAGGCGCAGATTGCTGTAAATGCAGCTGAAGCATACCGACTCATCTTTGACAGCACCATGCCCACCCTTCCGGGCATCAATTCCCAGGCGCCCGAACTCAAGACCGCACTGGAACGGTGTCGCAGCCGCATTCGCAAGGCCGGATTTCACCCCCACACCGTCGAAGCCGTGCTGTATCATCGGCACATTGCCGAACTGACTGACGGCGTCATCGTCCAGAAGGATTCGCGCATCATACGCCGCGGTGAATCGATTGACCGCCTGCTCACCCACCGCTTCTGGGGCATGTTGATTTTTGCAGTCTTCATGTACGTGGTTTTTCAATCCGTATACTCTTGGTCCGCCCCTTTCATGGATCTGATTGACTTCCTGAAGGGGGGATTGCAGGGAATTGCCGCTTCCGGATTGGAAGGACATCCGCAATTGCAGAGTCTGGTCACGGATGGAGTGATCGAAGGGGTAGGGGCATTCCTGATCTTCCTGCCGCAAATTCTCATCCTCTTCTTCTTCATCTCGCTGCTTGAGGAAACGGGTTACATGGCACGCGCTGCCTTTCTCATGGACCGCATGTTCAGCTGGGCGGGTCTGAGCGGGAAGAGTTTTGTGCCGCTGCTCTCCAGCTTTGCCTGTGCAATCCCCGGCATACTAGCGACCCGCACCATAGAAGACCGTAAATCCCGACTGATCACCATTTTCATCGCGCCGCTCATGAGCTGTTCCGCTCGCCTGCCAGTGTATGTGCTGCTGATCGGTGCCCTGATTGAACCACGCTACGGCCCATTTGTGGCTGGCCTCACCCTTTTTGCCATCCACATTCTCGGAATTCTCGTGGCGCTTCCAACGGCATGGATTCTGCACAAGATATTGCGCCGAACCCCTTCCAAACCCTTCATCATCGAAATGCCGGATTACCAGGTTCCCAAACTTCGCAACCTCATCTGGAGGATGTGGTCGGAAGGCAGGGAGTTTGTTTATCGAGCCGGCACCGTCATTTTTGTCATCACCATCCTGATCTGGGCACTGCTTTACTATCCACGCCCCGACACAGTCGAACCTCAAACCCTCGTCCGGGTGCAGTCCGAGTTTGTAGAGCAGGGTCTCAGTGAGGCCGAATTCACCGCACAACTCGAGGAAGAGGACTCCGAGGTCGCCCAGGAATTCTCCCGCCAGCTCGATGCTGCCTACATTAACCAGAGCTATCTCAGTCGCTTTGGTAAAGCGGTGCAACCTGTCTTCGATCTCGCCGGATTTGACTGGCGCATTTCCGTTGGCATCCTTGCCAGTTTTCCGGCCAGAGAGGTCATTGTCAGCACCATGGGCGTCATTTTCAGCCTCGGGGGAGAAGTCGATGAATCCTCTCCCAATCTACGCGCTGCCATGCATCAGGCAACCTGGGCCGACGGGCACCGAGCCGGGCAACCGCTCTTCACGATTCCGGTCGCCTTCGCCATCATGGTATTTTTCGCGCTCTGCCAACAGTGCGGTTCCACGCTTGCCGTGATCCGTAGCGAAGCCAACACTTTTTGGGCTGTGTTGTCGTTCACGTTCATGACCACACTCGCCTGGATCACTTCCATCCTGACCTATCAGGGGTTGAGCTGGATCATGAGCTGA
- a CDS encoding sigma-70 family RNA polymerase sigma factor, with protein MGNRGSARALANGNVTQLTDHLFREEAGKLVSILTRIFGIERLQLAEDVVQEALMRALKFWPYYGVPDNPSAWITRTAKNLAIDVIRREALFRDKQDQMTITLQEWRQPESPDDAARFETEIQDARLRLMFACCHPDVPMDSQIALVLKTVCGFGVTEIARSFLVSEAAIAKRLTRARNTIREHHIPFEIPAGAVLEERLEAVLQSIYLLFNEGYKSSTGDALIRSDLCLEAIRLGLQLTDHPSGNHPRSHALLALMLFNAARFPGRLDATGNILQLEAQDRSRWDQSMLFRALHHLSLSAAGDEVTSFHLQAGIAACHCTAQDFASTDWSRILMLYNHLELLAPSPIVSLNRAIALAKVEGPQAGLAVIGTLTDSRLLESYPLSFVVRAELEAEMGDFHLAAKHLRRALELTENASERRLLTQRLERAEKQAICGVSAG; from the coding sequence ATGGGGAATCGAGGTTCAGCGCGGGCGTTAGCGAATGGAAACGTCACACAGCTGACGGACCATCTCTTTCGTGAAGAAGCGGGGAAACTGGTTTCGATCCTGACGCGCATCTTTGGGATCGAACGGCTGCAGCTTGCCGAAGATGTCGTGCAGGAGGCGTTGATGCGGGCATTGAAGTTTTGGCCCTACTACGGGGTTCCCGACAACCCGTCGGCGTGGATCACGCGCACCGCAAAAAATCTGGCCATTGATGTCATTCGTCGCGAGGCCCTGTTTCGCGACAAACAGGACCAGATGACGATCACCCTGCAGGAGTGGCGACAACCGGAGTCTCCAGATGACGCGGCCCGATTTGAAACCGAAATACAGGATGCACGGCTGCGATTGATGTTTGCATGCTGTCATCCGGATGTTCCGATGGATTCCCAAATCGCGCTTGTGCTGAAAACGGTTTGCGGTTTTGGGGTGACAGAAATCGCCCGCAGTTTCCTTGTTTCCGAAGCAGCCATTGCCAAGCGCCTTACCCGTGCCCGCAATACCATCCGCGAGCATCACATTCCGTTTGAAATTCCGGCAGGAGCAGTATTGGAGGAACGACTCGAGGCGGTACTTCAGTCCATCTATCTGCTCTTCAACGAAGGTTACAAAAGCTCCACAGGAGACGCATTGATCCGTTCGGATCTTTGCCTGGAAGCGATTCGCCTCGGTTTGCAGTTGACCGACCACCCGTCGGGAAATCATCCGCGATCCCACGCCCTGCTAGCGCTGATGTTGTTTAATGCAGCCCGGTTTCCGGGGCGACTCGACGCAACGGGCAACATCCTGCAGCTTGAGGCGCAAGATCGTTCCCGCTGGGATCAGTCCATGCTGTTTCGTGCGCTTCACCACCTTTCGCTTTCGGCGGCGGGCGACGAAGTCACCAGTTTTCACCTCCAGGCGGGGATTGCTGCCTGTCACTGCACGGCGCAAGATTTTGCCTCCACTGACTGGTCACGGATTCTGATGCTCTACAACCACCTCGAATTGCTGGCACCCTCGCCCATCGTGAGCCTCAACCGGGCGATTGCCTTGGCCAAAGTCGAAGGCCCTCAGGCGGGACTCGCGGTGATCGGAACGCTCACCGACAGTCGACTGCTCGAATCCTATCCTCTCAGTTTTGTCGTTCGGGCCGAACTGGAAGCGGAGATGGGGGATTTTCACCTGGCTGCCAAGCATCTGCGCCGCGCACTGGAACTAACCGAAAATGCGAGCGAGCGCAGACTGCTCACGCAACGCTTGGAACGGGCGGAAAAACAGGCGATCTGTGGGGTCAGTGCCGGATGA
- a CDS encoding YciI family protein: protein MLLFRGLHWEKNLSPEEIQQVMTRWVSWFDKLSEKGILKAGQPLAEEGKIVSGTGGQSVVDGPFAESKEAIAGYFLLEVEDLDQAVEIARQCPALEHGLQVEVRLVSRCCNAGHIAESLMSSLAD from the coding sequence ATGCTCCTGTTTCGAGGGTTGCATTGGGAGAAGAATCTCTCCCCGGAAGAAATCCAGCAGGTCATGACCCGATGGGTTTCCTGGTTCGATAAACTATCGGAAAAGGGGATCCTGAAGGCGGGTCAGCCGCTCGCCGAAGAAGGCAAGATCGTATCGGGAACGGGTGGACAGAGCGTCGTCGACGGACCCTTTGCCGAATCCAAGGAAGCGATTGCGGGGTACTTCCTGCTCGAGGTTGAGGATCTCGATCAGGCTGTCGAAATCGCGCGCCAGTGTCCCGCCTTGGAGCATGGTCTCCAGGTCGAAGTGCGACTCGTCAGCAGATGCTGCAATGCCGGGCACATTGCCGAAAGCCTGATGTCGTCGCTGGCAGATTGA